One part of the Bacillus sp. FJAT-27916 genome encodes these proteins:
- the era gene encoding GTPase Era yields MSNQTNTKFKSGFVSIIGRPNVGKSTFINRVIGQKIAIMSDKPQTTRNKVQGVLTTNDSQIIFIDTPGIHKPKHKLGDFMMKVASNALQEVDAILFMVNAEEGFGRGEEFIIEKLKSYKTPVFLVINKIDQIHPDELFRIIDTYKEKYDFAEIVPISALEGNNVDTLLKQINAYLPEGPQYYPADQITDHPERFIISEMIREKALHLTREEVPHSIAVVIDKIERREKAETVHIMATIIVERDSQKGIIIGKRGAMLKEIGQRARVDIENLLGSKVFLELWVKVQKDWRNKASHLRDIGFREDEY; encoded by the coding sequence ATGAGTAATCAAACCAACACCAAGTTTAAATCGGGCTTCGTATCTATCATTGGAAGACCGAATGTGGGGAAATCAACTTTTATCAACCGTGTCATTGGGCAAAAAATTGCGATCATGAGCGATAAGCCTCAAACAACTAGAAATAAGGTTCAAGGTGTGCTGACAACGAATGATAGCCAGATTATCTTTATTGATACACCAGGCATTCATAAACCGAAGCATAAGCTCGGCGACTTCATGATGAAGGTCGCTTCCAATGCGCTTCAGGAAGTGGATGCTATTCTCTTCATGGTCAATGCGGAAGAAGGATTTGGACGCGGCGAAGAGTTCATCATTGAGAAATTGAAATCCTATAAGACACCGGTCTTTTTGGTTATCAATAAGATTGACCAAATTCATCCGGATGAGCTGTTCCGTATTATCGATACGTATAAGGAGAAATATGATTTTGCTGAAATTGTGCCTATCTCGGCTCTTGAGGGGAATAATGTGGACACATTGCTAAAGCAAATCAATGCCTATCTGCCGGAAGGACCTCAGTATTATCCAGCTGATCAGATTACGGACCACCCAGAGAGATTTATCATCTCAGAAATGATCAGGGAAAAGGCTCTCCATTTGACGCGTGAGGAGGTACCTCACTCCATTGCGGTGGTAATTGATAAAATTGAACGCAGGGAAAAGGCGGAAACCGTTCATATTATGGCAACCATCATTGTCGAACGGGATTCACAAAAAGGCATCATCATCGGTAAGAGAGGTGCCATGCTTAAAGAAATCGGACAGCGTGCACGTGTGGATATTGAGAACCTTCTCGGTTCCAAAGTGTTCTTGGAACTATGGGTGAAGGTGCAAAAGGACTGGAGAAACAAAGCTTCTCATTTAAGAGATATCGGCTTCAGGGAAGATGAGTATTAA
- a CDS encoding YqzL family protein, with protein MIEFTWNVFRQTGSVDTYLLLKELERQTDANQPIMNEENEELNIPIV; from the coding sequence ATGATTGAATTTACCTGGAATGTGTTTAGACAAACCGGAAGCGTGGATACTTATCTTCTTTTAAAGGAACTTGAAAGACAAACAGACGCTAACCAGCCAATCATGAATGAAGAAAATGAAGAGCTGAACATCCCAATCGTATAA
- the recO gene encoding DNA repair protein RecO, translating into MLAKCEGIVIRTTDYGETNKIITLYTREFGKVGVMARGAKKPNSRFSAVTQLFHFGHYLFLSGRGLGQLQQGETIESFRSIREDIFLTAYASYIAELLDKGTEERKPHEALFNLFYQSLRYLDEEYDPEIIVNIFEMKMLSLFGFAPELNRCVNCGAQDGSFSFSIREGGLLCHRCEEIDPYRMKISPAVARLLRVLYYMDLDRLGTISIKDATKKEIRQVLDAYYDEYLGVELKTKRFLRQMGKMKDQL; encoded by the coding sequence GTGCTGGCTAAATGTGAAGGCATTGTAATTCGCACAACCGATTATGGTGAAACGAACAAAATCATTACATTATATACAAGAGAATTTGGCAAAGTCGGAGTGATGGCGAGAGGAGCGAAAAAGCCTAACAGCCGCTTTTCTGCTGTCACTCAGTTGTTTCATTTCGGTCATTATTTATTTCTCTCTGGCAGGGGCCTTGGCCAGTTGCAGCAGGGAGAGACGATAGAGTCCTTTCGTTCAATCCGCGAGGACATTTTTTTGACAGCCTATGCCTCCTACATAGCGGAGCTTCTAGATAAGGGAACGGAAGAAAGAAAGCCGCATGAAGCTTTATTTAATCTATTTTACCAATCGCTTCGTTATCTTGATGAGGAATATGATCCTGAGATTATCGTCAATATTTTCGAGATGAAGATGCTCAGTCTATTCGGATTTGCTCCAGAGCTGAATCGCTGTGTCAACTGCGGGGCACAGGATGGGTCCTTCTCTTTCTCTATCCGTGAAGGCGGACTCCTGTGCCATCGCTGCGAGGAAATAGACCCATACCGCATGAAAATTTCCCCTGCGGTGGCGAGACTTCTTCGTGTCCTTTATTATATGGACTTGGACAGGCTTGGAACGATTTCCATCAAGGATGCGACTAAGAAGGAAATCCGTCAAGTGCTGGATGCCTATTATGATGAATACTTAGGTGTCGAATTGAAGACAAAACGCTTTCTAAGACAGATGGGTAAGATGAAGGACCAGCTTTAA
- a CDS encoding glycine--tRNA ligase, with protein sequence MTITMDQIVSHAKHRGFIFPGSEIYGGLANTWDYGPLGVELKNNIKKAWWKKFIQESPYNVGLDSAILMNPRTWEASGHIGNFNDPMIDCKKCKARHRADKLIEEAMQEKGQEIIVDGLPFEKMQELIVENDIVCPDCGSKEFTEIRQFNLMFKTFQGVTESSTNEIFLRPETAQGIFVNFKNVQRTMRKKLPFGIAQVGKSFRNEITPGNFTFRTREFEQMELEFFCKPGTELEWFGYWKDFAEKWLLSLGMKAENFRLRDHEEEELSHYSNATTDFEYKFPFGWGELWGIASRTDFDLKRHMEYSGEDFHYLDQETNEKYVPYCIEPSLGADRVTLAYLIDAYEEEQLEDGTSRTVMHLHPALAPYKAAILPLSKKLSEGAKEVFANLAQDFMVDYDEAGSIGKRYRRHDEIGTPYCITYDFDSVEDKMVTVRDRDTMEQTRVSIEELPAFLSSKMKF encoded by the coding sequence ATGACCATTACAATGGATCAAATTGTATCACATGCAAAACATAGGGGGTTTATCTTCCCTGGGTCTGAGATATACGGCGGTCTGGCTAACACGTGGGATTACGGCCCGCTAGGCGTTGAACTGAAGAATAATATTAAGAAGGCATGGTGGAAGAAATTCATCCAGGAATCCCCATACAATGTCGGTCTTGATTCTGCTATTCTCATGAACCCTCGTACATGGGAAGCATCCGGCCACATCGGAAATTTCAATGATCCAATGATTGATTGTAAGAAATGTAAAGCGCGTCATCGTGCTGATAAGCTCATTGAGGAAGCTATGCAGGAAAAAGGGCAGGAAATTATCGTAGATGGACTTCCATTCGAGAAGATGCAGGAATTGATTGTAGAGAATGATATCGTTTGTCCTGATTGCGGAAGCAAAGAATTCACAGAAATTCGTCAATTCAACCTTATGTTCAAAACATTCCAAGGTGTGACAGAGTCAAGCACGAATGAAATCTTCCTTCGTCCGGAAACAGCACAAGGGATCTTTGTTAACTTCAAGAACGTTCAGCGTACAATGCGCAAAAAGCTTCCATTCGGTATCGCGCAAGTCGGGAAAAGCTTCCGTAATGAAATCACACCGGGTAACTTTACGTTCCGTACACGTGAATTCGAACAAATGGAGCTTGAATTCTTCTGCAAGCCGGGGACTGAACTTGAGTGGTTTGGTTATTGGAAGGATTTTGCAGAGAAATGGCTTCTTTCCTTGGGCATGAAAGCAGAAAACTTCAGACTTCGTGACCACGAAGAAGAAGAGCTTTCTCATTACAGTAACGCTACAACTGACTTTGAATATAAATTCCCATTTGGCTGGGGCGAGCTTTGGGGTATTGCTTCTCGTACTGATTTCGATCTTAAACGCCATATGGAATATTCAGGTGAGGATTTCCACTATCTTGATCAAGAAACGAATGAAAAATACGTACCATACTGCATCGAGCCTTCTTTAGGTGCGGACCGTGTAACATTGGCTTATTTGATTGATGCCTATGAAGAAGAACAGCTTGAAGATGGCACAAGCCGCACTGTGATGCATTTGCACCCAGCGCTTGCTCCATATAAAGCAGCTATCCTTCCGTTGTCTAAAAAGCTGTCTGAGGGTGCGAAAGAAGTATTTGCTAACCTGGCACAAGACTTTATGGTGGACTATGATGAAGCTGGCTCCATCGGTAAACGTTATCGCCGTCATGATGAAATCGGAACACCATATTGTATCACGTATGATTTCGATTCTGTTGAAGATAAGATGGTTACCGTCCGTGACCGAGACACAATGGAGCAGACGAGAGTAAGCATCGAGGAATTACCTGCATTCTTGAGCAGTAAAATGAAGTTTTAA
- a CDS encoding helix-turn-helix transcriptional regulator, with the protein MSTIELTKRQEHILQIVKDNGPITGEHIADQLNLTRATLRPDLAILTMAGYLDARPRVGYFYTGKTETQLLTDNLKKLHVGDYQSIPVVVSEGVTVYDAICTMFLEDVGTLFVVDKESLLVGVLSRKDLLRASLGKQDLTTIPVHIIMTRMPNITVCTKEDYLIDVAEKLIEKQIDALPVVKQNDHGYEVVGRITKTNITKAFVSLASDNG; encoded by the coding sequence GTGAGTACAATAGAATTAACAAAAAGACAAGAACATATCCTCCAAATCGTGAAGGATAATGGACCTATTACAGGCGAACATATTGCCGATCAATTAAATCTAACCCGTGCGACCTTGCGCCCGGATTTAGCCATCCTGACGATGGCTGGTTATTTGGACGCTAGACCCCGAGTGGGCTATTTCTATACAGGCAAAACAGAGACACAGCTACTAACAGATAACTTGAAGAAGCTTCATGTTGGAGATTATCAGTCAATCCCTGTTGTCGTCAGCGAGGGTGTGACTGTTTATGATGCTATTTGCACGATGTTCCTAGAAGACGTTGGAACATTATTCGTTGTGGATAAGGAATCCTTGCTCGTTGGTGTTTTGTCTAGGAAGGACCTTTTGCGTGCAAGTCTTGGCAAGCAGGATTTAACAACCATTCCTGTGCACATCATTATGACACGTATGCCAAACATTACAGTATGCACGAAGGAAGACTACTTAATTGATGTTGCGGAGAAGTTGATTGAGAAGCAAATTGATGCCTTGCCGGTCGTGAAACAGAATGATCATGGATATGAAGTGGTTGGCAGAATTACAAAAACGAATATAACCAAGGCCTTCGTTTCTTTAGCCAGCGATAATGGGTAA
- a CDS encoding pyruvate, water dikinase regulatory protein: MEQSIIYVVSDSVGETADLVTKAAVSQFSGENIVLKRIPFVEDVSTVDEVLSVAQMNNGVVAYTLVKPEIRTYMKEKADEMNITAYDIIGPLIDILEQKYGTPALNKPGLVRKLDENYFKRVEAIEFAVKYDDGRDPKGIMKADVVLVGVSRTSKTPLSQFLAHKRLKVANVPLVPEVEPPEELFKVDPQKCIGLKISPDKLNHIRKERLKSLGLNDSAVYANMDRIHEELTYFERIVNRLNCPVIDVTNKAVEETANMISDIINKRN; this comes from the coding sequence ATGGAACAGTCTATAATCTACGTGGTTTCAGATTCAGTTGGGGAAACGGCTGACCTCGTAACAAAAGCAGCCGTCAGTCAGTTCAGCGGTGAGAACATCGTCTTGAAGCGAATACCGTTTGTGGAAGATGTCTCAACCGTTGATGAGGTGCTGAGTGTGGCACAAATGAATAACGGTGTGGTTGCCTACACATTAGTGAAGCCGGAGATCCGCACGTATATGAAAGAGAAGGCAGATGAAATGAATATCACTGCATATGACATCATCGGTCCTCTAATTGATATTCTTGAACAGAAATATGGAACACCTGCACTCAATAAGCCGGGTCTTGTCCGAAAGTTGGACGAAAATTATTTCAAAAGGGTAGAAGCCATCGAGTTTGCCGTGAAATATGATGATGGAAGAGATCCGAAGGGCATCATGAAGGCGGATGTTGTCTTGGTCGGAGTCTCTCGTACATCGAAGACGCCATTATCACAATTTCTAGCTCATAAACGGTTGAAGGTGGCGAATGTGCCGTTAGTTCCTGAGGTAGAACCGCCTGAAGAATTATTTAAGGTAGATCCCCAAAAATGTATCGGGTTAAAAATCAGTCCTGATAAGCTCAATCATATTAGGAAAGAACGCCTGAAATCATTAGGGCTGAATGACAGCGCTGTGTATGCGAACATGGACCGAATCCATGAAGAACTCACATATTTCGAGAGAATCGTTAACCGGCTTAACTGTCCGGTCATTGACGTCACGAATAAAGCGGTAGAAGAGACAGCCAATATGATTAGCGATATCATTAACAAACGAAACTAA
- a CDS encoding YaiI/YqxD family protein — MRDVEIQKKSHLTVYVDADACPVKTEVQQVCEPYDVNIKFVAAYTNTTNRYPDVSWVWVEPGRDSADFYILNHVKSGDIVVTEDLGLAAGCLAKAAYVVTSRGKEIKDSEIDLFLETRHLHANARRSGKYEKGPKKIKMIDKSAFTETMKKILSKIEGF; from the coding sequence ATGAGAGATGTAGAAATACAAAAGAAGAGTCATTTAACGGTTTATGTTGATGCGGATGCCTGCCCAGTGAAGACCGAGGTTCAACAAGTATGTGAGCCTTATGATGTGAACATCAAATTTGTGGCAGCTTATACAAATACAACTAATCGTTATCCTGATGTGTCCTGGGTATGGGTTGAACCAGGAAGGGATTCTGCTGACTTTTATATATTGAATCATGTGAAGAGCGGTGATATTGTCGTCACCGAGGATTTAGGACTCGCAGCGGGATGTCTTGCAAAGGCAGCTTATGTCGTAACATCAAGGGGAAAAGAGATCAAGGACAGTGAAATTGACCTATTTCTTGAGACAAGGCATTTGCATGCAAATGCAAGACGGTCAGGCAAATATGAAAAAGGTCCAAAGAAAATCAAAATGATTGATAAATCAGCTTTCACGGAAACAATGAAAAAAATATTGTCGAAAATTGAAGGATTTTAG
- the dnaG gene encoding DNA primase, producing MKNQLIPEETVNEIRSKNDIVDVVGEYVQLKKQGRNYFGLCPFHNENSPSFSVAPDKQIFHCFGCGAGGNVFTFLMDIEGYSFAEAARSLAERVNIPLEINVNEASEGQKQKHALDDMYEAHELLRKFYHHLLVNTKQGQDALEYLLERGFTMESIEKFQLGYSLDSWDYVHNFLKKRDFSIELMEKAGLLVRRENGENYFDRFRNRIMFPIFDRQGKTIAFSGRALAAGDEPKYLNSPETPLFNKSKVVYNYHLARPFIRKKGAAILFEGFADCISADRAEVHNGIATMGTALTEQHIQLLKRSTDTIIICYDSDAPGIEAANKTADMIRDNGLHVKIALMPNGYDPDDYIKEFGEEKFQNDIIGAAHTYISFKMIYHKRGKNFANEGDKMDYIESVLQETAKLDSEVEREFYLRQIATEFTLSLESLLNQQGKVGKYNKRAPKQATQAASFQAMPAPRRKGMKPAHMKAEETLLALMLHDRELAYRIQKLLDGMEMNHDDHQAIITYLFAFYEEGHEADASLFLHFLPDVNLRKIVTEIEMMDFHHEPSEQELLDYVNQITKYKQLMVIKEKKAEQLEAEKRQDFIRAAELGKELISLRNSL from the coding sequence TTGAAAAATCAATTAATCCCCGAAGAAACCGTGAATGAAATTCGCAGCAAGAATGACATTGTGGATGTGGTTGGCGAATATGTCCAGCTGAAAAAGCAAGGCCGAAACTACTTTGGCTTATGCCCTTTTCACAATGAAAACAGTCCTTCCTTCTCCGTTGCACCGGATAAGCAGATCTTTCATTGCTTCGGCTGCGGGGCTGGTGGAAATGTTTTCACCTTTCTAATGGATATAGAAGGATATTCCTTTGCTGAAGCTGCAAGAAGCCTGGCAGAAAGGGTAAACATACCGTTAGAGATAAACGTCAATGAAGCCTCTGAGGGACAAAAGCAAAAGCATGCTCTCGATGATATGTATGAAGCTCATGAGCTTTTAAGGAAATTTTACCATCATTTGCTTGTAAATACAAAGCAAGGTCAGGATGCTCTTGAATATTTGCTCGAACGAGGTTTCACCATGGAATCCATTGAGAAGTTTCAACTGGGCTATTCATTAGACTCCTGGGATTATGTGCATAATTTCCTAAAGAAAAGGGATTTCTCCATTGAACTAATGGAAAAGGCCGGCCTGCTCGTCAGAAGAGAGAATGGAGAGAATTATTTCGACCGCTTTAGGAATCGAATTATGTTCCCAATCTTTGATAGGCAAGGGAAGACAATCGCCTTCTCCGGACGTGCACTTGCTGCAGGTGATGAACCAAAATATTTAAATAGTCCTGAAACTCCACTTTTTAATAAAAGTAAAGTCGTCTATAATTACCACCTGGCACGCCCCTTTATTCGCAAGAAAGGGGCAGCGATCTTGTTTGAAGGTTTTGCTGATTGCATTTCTGCAGACAGGGCAGAGGTGCATAATGGAATCGCTACGATGGGTACGGCTCTGACTGAACAGCATATTCAGCTGTTAAAGCGGAGCACGGATACAATTATCATCTGTTATGATTCTGATGCACCCGGAATTGAAGCGGCGAATAAAACGGCTGATATGATTCGTGACAACGGTCTTCATGTCAAGATTGCCCTTATGCCGAATGGGTACGATCCCGATGACTATATCAAGGAATTTGGAGAAGAAAAGTTCCAAAACGATATAATAGGGGCTGCACATACGTATATCTCTTTCAAGATGATTTATCATAAGAGAGGCAAAAACTTTGCAAATGAAGGCGATAAGATGGATTATATTGAAAGCGTCCTTCAAGAAACAGCAAAGTTAGACAGTGAAGTCGAAAGGGAATTCTACTTAAGACAAATTGCTACAGAATTCACACTTTCACTGGAATCCTTGCTTAATCAGCAGGGTAAAGTGGGTAAATATAATAAGAGGGCGCCTAAACAAGCGACACAGGCCGCCTCATTTCAAGCGATGCCAGCACCGAGAAGAAAAGGGATGAAGCCGGCGCATATGAAGGCTGAGGAGACTTTGCTGGCTCTCATGCTCCATGACCGGGAATTGGCCTATCGCATACAAAAGCTGCTGGATGGAATGGAAATGAACCATGATGATCATCAAGCAATCATTACGTATTTATTCGCCTTCTATGAGGAAGGGCACGAGGCGGATGCAAGTCTGTTCCTCCATTTCCTCCCTGATGTGAATTTAAGGAAGATTGTCACTGAAATTGAAATGATGGATTTCCATCATGAGCCCAGCGAGCAGGAATTATTGGATTACGTTAACCAAATTACTAAATATAAACAGTTAATGGTTATTAAAGAAAAGAAAGCGGAGCAACTTGAGGCTGAAAAGCGGCAGGATTTCATTCGTGCTGCTGAACTAGGAAAAGAGTTGATATCGCTAAGAAATTCTTTATGA
- the rpoD gene encoding RNA polymerase sigma factor RpoD — MAEKSARSKEKAVDITDMTLDQAKEYVTELGKKRGQLTYEDIAERLSSFVLDSEQMDEFYEYLGEQGVDIVSEADDDEENPDTQELEKEEEFDLNDLSVPPGVKINDPVRMYLKEIGRVDLLSAEEEILLAERIEEGDEEAKRRLAEANLRLVVSIAKRYVGRGMLFLDLIQEGNMGLIKAVEKFDYRKGFKFSTYATWWIRQAITRAIADQARTIRIPVHMVETINKLIRVQRQLLQDLGREPSPEEIAEEMDLTPEKVREILKIAQEPVSLETPIGEEDDSHLGDFIEDQDATSPSDHAAYELLKEQLEDVLDTLTDREENVLRLRFGLDDGRTRTLEEVGKVFGVTRERIRQIEAKALRKLRHPSRSKRLKDFLE, encoded by the coding sequence ATGGCTGAAAAGTCAGCACGTTCCAAAGAAAAAGCAGTAGACATCACAGATATGACATTGGACCAGGCGAAAGAATATGTTACGGAGCTTGGTAAGAAAAGAGGCCAGTTAACATACGAAGATATCGCAGAGCGCCTCTCCAGTTTCGTGCTTGATTCTGAACAAATGGATGAATTCTATGAATACCTTGGAGAGCAAGGTGTCGATATAGTGAGTGAAGCAGACGACGATGAGGAAAATCCTGATACACAGGAGCTTGAAAAAGAAGAAGAGTTTGACCTGAATGACTTAAGCGTGCCTCCTGGTGTCAAAATCAATGATCCGGTGCGTATGTATCTTAAAGAAATCGGGCGTGTAGACCTCCTTTCCGCTGAGGAAGAAATCCTCCTGGCTGAACGTATTGAAGAAGGCGATGAAGAAGCTAAGCGGCGACTGGCAGAAGCAAACCTCCGTCTCGTTGTCAGTATCGCAAAACGTTATGTCGGACGCGGGATGCTGTTCCTGGATCTTATACAAGAAGGGAATATGGGCCTTATTAAAGCGGTTGAGAAATTCGACTACCGCAAAGGCTTTAAATTCAGTACGTATGCTACTTGGTGGATTCGTCAGGCAATCACACGTGCTATTGCGGACCAAGCAAGAACCATCCGTATCCCGGTTCATATGGTGGAAACCATCAATAAACTAATCCGTGTTCAACGTCAGCTTTTACAGGATTTAGGCCGTGAGCCTTCTCCAGAGGAAATCGCAGAAGAAATGGACCTAACACCGGAGAAAGTGCGTGAAATCTTAAAAATTGCACAAGAGCCTGTTTCCTTGGAAACGCCAATTGGGGAAGAAGATGATTCACATCTTGGCGATTTCATTGAGGACCAGGATGCTACATCTCCATCTGACCATGCAGCATATGAGCTCTTGAAGGAGCAATTAGAGGATGTACTGGACACGCTTACCGACCGTGAAGAAAATGTGCTTCGCTTACGCTTCGGGCTTGATGACGGCAGAACCCGTACTCTTGAAGAAGTGGGCAAGGTATTCGGTGTAACGCGTGAGCGTATCAGACAGATTGAGGCGAAGGCATTGCGCAAGCTGCGCCACCCAAGCCGCAGCAAACGTCTAAAGGATTTCTTAGAATAG
- the ltrA gene encoding group II intron reverse transcriptase/maturase: RQRDNVEHEGYDEVRSTFHGEQNNQNGVNLFERILSRDNLNLAYLQVVRNKGVAGVDGMTCEQLLPYLKEHREELLAQLRDGTYKPSPVLRVEIPKSNGGKRKLGIPTVIDRMLQQAINQVLQPLFEPTFSDNSFGFRPKRSAHDAIRRAQTYYKEGYRYVVDIDMKAYFDTVNHDKLMYFIERKVTDKRVLRLIRLYLQSGIMTNGLVERSEKGTPQGGNLSPLLSNIYLNEFDQLLEKRGHKFVRYADDCNIYVKSRRAAQRVMNKAIDYLEGTLKLTVNREKSAVGSPLKRKFLGFCLLTTKTGVKIRPHNKVKVSVKAKLKKITKRNRGRSLEIILKEIRQLMTGWLNYYGISEMKGFMNELNGWLKRRIRQYIWKQWKYPRTRRKNLIQLGIEKQKAYEWSNTRKSYWCISKSYVLHRSLTDKELARHGYEDISVKYQLIHSSY, from the coding sequence CGTCAGAGAGATAATGTGGAACATGAAGGGTATGACGAAGTGCGTAGCACTTTTCATGGTGAACAGAACAATCAAAATGGTGTAAATCTGTTTGAGAGAATCCTATCAAGGGATAATCTCAATCTTGCTTACCTTCAAGTTGTCAGAAATAAAGGAGTGGCTGGAGTCGATGGCATGACATGCGAACAGTTACTTCCGTACTTGAAGGAACATCGGGAGGAATTACTAGCGCAACTCCGAGATGGAACATATAAACCTTCTCCCGTCTTACGGGTAGAAATCCCGAAATCTAATGGAGGAAAGCGTAAACTAGGTATTCCAACCGTCATCGACCGAATGCTTCAACAAGCTATCAATCAAGTCTTACAACCATTATTTGAACCGACCTTTTCGGATAATAGCTTTGGGTTTCGTCCAAAACGTAGTGCTCATGATGCCATTAGAAGAGCACAGACGTACTACAAAGAAGGGTATAGATACGTAGTAGACATTGATATGAAAGCTTATTTTGATACGGTGAATCATGACAAACTTATGTACTTTATCGAGAGAAAGGTAACGGATAAGCGTGTCCTACGACTGATTCGTTTATACCTTCAGAGTGGCATCATGACAAATGGGCTGGTTGAGCGATCGGAGAAAGGAACACCGCAAGGTGGAAACCTATCCCCATTACTCAGTAATATCTATCTTAATGAATTTGACCAGCTTTTAGAGAAGCGCGGACACAAGTTTGTGCGTTACGCGGATGACTGTAACATCTACGTGAAGAGCCGACGTGCAGCGCAACGAGTGATGAACAAGGCCATTGACTATCTTGAAGGGACATTAAAGCTCACCGTTAATCGTGAAAAAAGTGCCGTAGGCAGTCCGTTGAAACGAAAGTTTCTGGGATTCTGTCTGCTTACGACAAAAACGGGGGTCAAAATTCGTCCTCATAATAAGGTGAAAGTATCGGTAAAAGCAAAGCTGAAGAAAATCACAAAGCGTAACCGGGGAAGAAGCCTTGAAATCATTCTAAAGGAAATCCGTCAGCTTATGACTGGTTGGCTAAACTACTATGGTATTAGCGAAATGAAAGGGTTTATGAATGAATTGAATGGATGGTTGAAGCGAAGAATCAGACAATATATCTGGAAACAATGGAAATATCCACGAACAAGAAGGAAAAATCTGATTCAATTGGGTATCGAAAAGCAAAAGGCTTATGAATGGTCGAACACTCGGAAGAGTTATTGGTGTATCTCCAAGAGTTACGTCCTTCATCGGTCCTTAACAGATAAAGAGCTGGCACGTCACGGATATGAAGACATATCTGTGAAATACCAGCTCATTCACTCAAGCTATTGA
- the ltrA gene encoding group II intron reverse transcriptase/maturase: MRESKPYKISKQVVWSAYKRVKANRGSAGIDGQIIEEFEENLKDNLYKIWNRMSSGCYFPPPVKLVEIPKKTGGKRGLGIPTVEDRVAQMVVKLYFEPKVEPIFHKDSYGYRPNKSALDAIGQARKRCWKYDYVIEFDIKGLFDNIDHELLMRAVQKHTNEPWILMYIERWLKAPFLNSEGHKIYRKSGTPQGGVISPVLANLFLHYAFDVWMVRTNPHAPFERYADDAIIHCKTESEAEEILIKLRQRMKECKLELHPEKTKIIYCKDKDRQKEYQVTEFDFLGYTFRRIFIKDRLGRLQFNFLPSVSKKSAKAFRDKIKAMKIQRFSGSRIEIIAEMVNPTVRGWLNYFTKYNPSAVKYSIDCLNRRLVKWAMCKFKRFKGHRARAEKWLKELAKREPKMFSHWALGWIP; this comes from the coding sequence ATGAGAGAGAGTAAGCCATATAAAATCTCGAAGCAAGTTGTTTGGTCTGCCTACAAAAGGGTGAAAGCAAACAGAGGAAGTGCAGGGATTGATGGTCAAATTATAGAAGAATTCGAAGAGAATCTTAAGGATAATCTCTATAAAATATGGAATCGAATGAGTTCAGGATGTTACTTCCCACCTCCGGTGAAGTTAGTTGAAATACCTAAGAAAACTGGAGGGAAACGGGGACTTGGTATCCCAACTGTCGAAGACAGAGTAGCGCAGATGGTAGTAAAGCTATATTTTGAACCGAAAGTAGAACCTATATTTCATAAAGACTCTTACGGATACAGACCAAACAAATCGGCACTAGATGCAATAGGACAAGCAAGAAAAAGATGTTGGAAATATGACTACGTCATAGAATTCGACATTAAGGGACTGTTTGATAATATTGATCATGAACTCTTAATGCGGGCAGTACAAAAGCATACAAATGAGCCGTGGATACTGATGTACATAGAAAGATGGCTCAAAGCACCATTTCTTAACTCAGAAGGTCACAAGATTTACCGAAAGAGTGGAACACCGCAAGGTGGTGTCATTAGTCCTGTTCTTGCGAACTTATTTTTGCATTATGCATTTGATGTGTGGATGGTACGAACGAATCCTCACGCGCCATTTGAACGATACGCGGATGATGCCATTATTCACTGCAAGACGGAATCAGAAGCAGAAGAGATATTAATCAAGCTGAGGCAACGAATGAAAGAATGCAAGCTTGAACTACATCCAGAGAAAACGAAGATTATCTACTGTAAAGATAAGGACAGGCAGAAAGAATACCAAGTCACTGAATTCGACTTTTTAGGATATACTTTTCGTAGAATTTTTATTAAAGACAGATTAGGAAGACTGCAATTTAATTTTCTTCCTTCTGTAAGTAAAAAGTCTGCTAAAGCCTTTAGAGACAAAATCAAAGCAATGAAAATTCAGCGGTTTTCAGGTAGTCGAATTGAAATTATAGCAGAAATGGTAAATCCAACAGTTAGAGGTTGGTTGAACTATTTCACAAAATATAACCCCTCAGCTGTGAAATACTCCATTGACTGCTTAAATCGTAGATTAGTCAAATGGGCAATGTGCAAATTTAAAAGGTTTAAAGGACATCGGGCTCGTGCAGAAAAATGGCTTAAAGAACTTGCGAAAAGAGAGCCCAAAATGTTTTCACATTGGGCTCTTGGATGGATTCCTTAA